From one Balaenoptera acutorostrata chromosome 6, mBalAcu1.1, whole genome shotgun sequence genomic stretch:
- the LOC103018766 gene encoding LOW QUALITY PROTEIN: S-adenosylmethionine decarboxylase proenzyme-like (The sequence of the model RefSeq protein was modified relative to this genomic sequence to represent the inferred CDS: inserted 2 bases in 1 codon) produces MEAAHFFEGTEKLLEVWFSRQQPDSNQGSGDLRTIPRYKWDILLKDVQCSVISVTKTDKQEAYVLSESSMFASKRRFILKTXGTTLLLKAPVPLLKLARDYNGFDSIQCFFYSRKNFMKPSHQGYPHGNFQEEIEFLNAIFPNGAAYFMGRMNSDCWYLYTLDFPESRVINQPDQTLEILMSELDPAVWTQCCMKDGITAKDVTHESRIRDLIPGSVIDAILFDPCGYSMNGMKSDGTYWTIHITPEPEFSYVSFETNLSQTSYDDLIRKVVEVFKPGKFVTTGFANQSSKCHTVLSLPQKIEGFKGLDCQSALFSDYNFVFTSFAKKRQQQQS; encoded by the exons ATGGAAGCTGCACATTTTTTCGAAGGGACCGAGAAGCTGCTGGAGGTTTGGTTCTCCCGGCAGCAACCTGACTCAAACCAAGGATCTGGGGATCTTCGCACCATCCCAAGATACAAGTGGGACATACTTTTGAAGGATGTGCAATGTTCAGTCATAAGTGTGACAAAAACTGACAAGCAGGAAGCTTATGTACTCAGTGAGAGTAGCATGTTTGCCTCCAAGAGACGTTTCATTTTGAAGAC TGGTACCACCCTCTTGCTGAAAGCACCGGTTCCCCTGTTGAAACTTGCTAGGGATTACAATGGGTTTGACTCAATTCAATGCTTCTTTTATTCTCGTAAGAATTTCATGAAGCCCTCTCACCAAGGGTACCCACACGGGAatttccaggaagaaatagagtttCTTAATGCAATTTTCCCAAATGGAGCTGCATATTTTATGGGACGCATGAATTCTGATTGTTGGTACTTGTATACTTTGGATTTCCCAGAGAGTCGAGTAATCAATCAGCCAGATCAAACCCTGGAAATTCTGATGAGTGAGCTTGACCCAGCAGTATGGACCCAGTGCTGCATGAAAGATGGTATTACTGCAAAGGATGTCACTCATGAGAGTAGAATTCGTGATCTGATACCAGGTTCTGTCATTGATGCCATACTGTTCGATCCTTGTGGGTATTCAATGAATGGAATGAAATCAGATGGAACTTACTGGACTATCCACATCACTCCAGAACCAGAATTTTCTTATGTTAGCTTTGAAACAAACTTAAGTCAGACCTCCTATGATGACCTGATCAGGAAAGTTGTGGAAGTCTTCAAGCCAGGAAAATTTGTGACCACCGGGTTTGCAAATCAGAGTTCTAAATGTCACACAGTGCTTTCTTTGCCGCAGAAGATTGAAGGTTTTAAAGGTCTTGATTGCCAGAGCGCTCTATTCAGTgattacaattttgtttttaccaGTTTTGCTAAGAAGCGgcaacaacagcagagttga